A segment of the Gossypium hirsutum isolate 1008001.06 chromosome D10, Gossypium_hirsutum_v2.1, whole genome shotgun sequence genome:
aaatatttaaagaaaattaaatgcatatttgtatAAACATGAGCCTATTTGTTTGAAACCTACAAAGTTGTTACTTTAAACTGTGTCTAAatatatctattagtttaattgaaaacaaataaaaaaaattaagaaataattagAACCCTTATTGGCTAGGTAAATATTTTGTTATTCAACAATATTTTGAACATGAGAAtttgtttgaattgttttatttttttaaaccctTAATTTTAAATTATGGTTATTAACATATTAGCAcctaattaaatatattattttattagttttatggCCCATGCACAGGTTGATGGTTATTATATATTAAGATGTGAAAATTTACTAATAAGCtggattaatatatatatattgtaaatttaaagataagaataaattaattttagtatTAAAGAATGTTCCCAATATTTGTAAaacaaagagagaaaaaaatgctatgaaattaacaaataaaataaataaattaaagtccAAAAAATGTCCAAATTACAATACATACCCAAACAGCCCAACTAAACCCAACTAAACCCTagcccccccccaaaaaaagaagaaacccTAAGCAGAAAAAAAAGCAGCCGCCGCCCCTAACATTGCCTTCAGCAGCCTCCAGCACAGCATCCAGCCACCGCACGACTTGGAACCAGCCCTCCTCCACGAGCGCCACGCCTTGTGCCACACCTCCACGTTTATACCTGTAAAAGGACTAGGAGAGTCCAATAGCAACACAAACAGTGTAAAAGTAGGGAAAATAGGAAATTTCGGGCTATAAAAATGCCCCGAATTTATGTATTTGATACACACGGATGAATCAAAAAAAAGTAgagaaaaatcaattcaaatacaagCCATTTTTGAAGGTAGATGTTTTaccttctatttttttattttatttattttttaaatcggaaataaaaaagaaaagggtaaaaATCGTACCTTTTTGGCGAAAATTGGTAATTTTTGGGTCCGGAAGTcgaaaaaaccaaacaaaatatatttgaaattctTCAGCCACCGCGGAAGGCGACACCGTCACCGGTGACCGGCGGCCGTCGCGGTGGTGCGACACCGGAGTCCTATCGGGATCTGGAAGGAGAGGAGGGGCTTTGAGAGgatttttgaaggttttttttgAGAAAggaataaaatgttttttttttgacaaaaaaagttGATTTATAAAGCTtatcaaaacggcgtcgttttgattTAAAGCACCAGGCGCAAAATGGCGCCGTTTCAGGCCCTTGACCCGCGTGTTTTGTCCCAGAGGTAAATTTTCGTAAATGGTCCTCTCTCTTTTGTGGCGTGTTCAAAtaagttcttttttttaaaaaaaaattcgccCTTTAATTTGTTTCTCGTTTTATTTTAGTCCATGTTGCAACACAGCGTTTTGGAGGGTTGAGAATATTTCCAAATTAACTCTCATGTCATTCGCGCATTGCACATTGGCCCTTATTCTGTTTTATTTACATTATTCCCCAATTAATTTCGTTTTAGTTGCAatctaatctttttttttgtgtttttttaaattagtttaatattttcattaatattaagattattgttgttgttattataattattgttattactattttcattattattaatattattactattactgctattattgataatattatttgcttatatattttcctattatatatacattactttattttatatgtattattgttttaaattacttttaaaatctcatataatatattattattaatattgtttgaATTTATTCTACAATATATTCTCCAAATTCACTCATTACATATTTTTAgatttgtataaatatatatatttttacgtaATACTATTTAtgcatacatatttcatattaaatgattttcattatacatatataatctATTGTTAATTTCGTATTgttatatagatattttatttctttcaaatattttaacatctttaattcatttcaacttattttaatattgttaatttatttaaatttgttttaatattttaatttacatatattatatttatttcttaaattatgcTTAAATTTGTATATTTCGTTAGTGTTTATGTAAAATTGCTTGATTTTAATTAGTTTCTACTTATTAGCCAATGTGAGTATTTACATGAGATTATTGTTGTTATGTGTATTACTTGCTTGTATTTATCTACCGTTCATTTGATTAATGTATAATTTATTAACAAATTATCCTTTTGCGTTGCATATTGTCATTTAATCACCTTACATTTTTCATTCAAGGATTTATAAAATAATACTCGGTATCCAAGATTCTCGAGAAGATTGTGCTCTAACTTACTGGGCCTCAATCTTCCTCGTTGAATTTAAGTAACCGGgtattcttttttaattaaagcaaagattCCAAATTAAAGGTTATCTCGACGATTcaaaatattgtgtcctaacttattggatatagcaTTATGTTATCTCGAGACgagatttttaaataaagaaaaattcgGTGCTGTCTTTGAAACTTCAAGGAGTCGCGCCCAACTTATGGGGATTTCGATTTCTTCATTGAAGCAAGAagactaaatttttttaattttcaaattaataaatttcaataaaaattttaagagaagaatcgtttttttaatctttttcattCGACCTTAACATATTCCATTACAACCATATTTCGTGAACCCCACCTATTCATCTGTTTGGTTGATTGTAATGCCCTATTACGTATTTATTACATCACGTGTGTATACGTGTGTATTCCTGCTGAATGACCAATTTCTATTCCCCTTTGGAACCTCAGTTTAGCTCCGTTTAACCCTCCCGATTGTGATTtgccctgttttaccctcccaacCCCCGAAAGCCACCtccaccctctccctcccaacatcaaacAGCAGCTCCCGATTTCTATTCCTGTTTCACTTTCATTTGATTGTTTATTTTTAGAACTCTCATTTGACCGTGAATTACCAAAAAAGTGGTTAGTTTGGCATTGATTTGTCCGTTTTCAAAGATGAGAAGCCATTTGAATTTAAGGGATGTGAAGGCGGAAGAAGTGCGAGAGGCTACTTTGGATGCCGTTGCTGAAACTCTCAGAACTTCCTCTTCCCTCAGGGTTTCTGAAGATGGTAAGTTTTATCAAAATCGAAAATGAAGATAAAAAAGGAGAATTTCTTCACTTTTTCTCTTAAGCTAAGCcaaacaaagatttttttttccaCATAATTTTAAATGCAGGTTTCGATCTTTCAGGGAAGAAAAGTTGGTAGAAGCACCGCACTATTAGAGCCTGAAGAATTGTTAGAGCAATTAGACAGTAGAACAATTGCTGCATCACCATTTGAGTTTAATGTCAAGACGGAAGATGTAGAAGCCTTTTTTGGTAAATATGCTAAGGTATTTGCTCCATGGTTGTTTTCTTATCTATTGTTATTTTACTCATTTGATAACTGATTATGTGTTTTAAGGGTTCTAAATATGTTTGCGTTTCAATGTAAACTGATTGCCTTCTTACTTTTCTTGTAGGTAACTAGTGTGAGGTTACCTCGTCATGTAGCAAACAAAAAGTATTTTTGTGGCACTGCTTTGATTGAATTCTCAGCTGAGGAAGATGCACAAAAGGTTTTGGAGCAAAGCTTGGTTTATGCAGGCGCTGAATTTCAACTGAAACCTAAGTAAGTATTACTCGCCACCGTGCATTCTGTTGCAATTTGTTTTGGTAATTGTGTTATACTGTGAAATGGATAGAAAGCACTGTTGACTTTTAGTGTAGGGTTGTTGCTCTTTCAATTGTATTTTCTGATGTGATTGTTCGTACAATGTTCTTTTCAGGAAGGATTTTGATGCTATAAGAGAAGAAGAAGCAGAAGAATATGAGGATAATCATCCAGTCACAGGTTCGAATAGAGAACCGTTCGAATGCAGAGGATAAGTAAGTAATTAATCACAATCTTTAAATGGCATTAGTTTTTTTATTGCCATAATGTTTGTAATTAAAGTCCATGTAATGGTTTGTCACAGATACCCCAAGGGCTTGGTTGTTGCATTTGCATTGAAGAACATTTCAGGTGGGGACTCTGCAGAGAAAAATGGTTCTGATGAACCTGCAAAGGATGGTGCTACTGAGAAGAATGAAGAGAAGACTACAGAAAATGACGAAGGTAACAAAGATAAGGTTGATGATAAACAACCTGTGTCGGGTGACGAAACGGAGAACAAAAGTCCCGTCCAGAAGGATGAGGGAACAGAACATAAAAACACTGCATCTGTTTTCAAAGACGATATGAATGTTGTTTTACGGGAAGATTTGAAGGAGGCCTTCCGAAAATTTGGCACTGTGAAGGTAGATATCTctcttttttcttaaatatttgacATTGTACTAGGCAGTTGTATCTTAACGTTCTTACTCATGACATATATTCTTTACATGTGAAGTATATTGACTTCAAAGCTGGTGAGGAGAAGGGTTACATTCGGTTTGATGAACCTGAAGTAGCCCAGAAAGCTCGTGCTGCTGCAGTTCTGGCTAATGAAGGTGGTCTGGTTGTCAAAAATTTCATTGCCACTTTAGAACCAGTTACTGgtgaggaaagaaaaaaaaattccatttgaTTTAATTTCCCATTTTTGTTGCATGTTGATCCCAATATTAATAATATGTAATACAAGAGGAACTAATGACTTTTGGTCAATAATATGAACCTGATATATTAGATGAGCAACTGATAAAAGTGCTGGGTAATATGTTTAGGTGATGCTGAGAGAATATTATGTAATACAAGAGGAACTAATGACTTTAGGTCATGATATGAATCTGATATATTAGATGAGCAACTGATAAAGTGCCGGGTAATATTTTTAGGTGATGCCGAGAGAGAATATTGGAGTTTACTTCGCAGTAACCAAGAAAAGCACAGTGGAAACAAGCGCTTCCAAGGAAGGTCAGTGCCGATAAACGTATTCTACAGCTTTTGTTATTTAGTTTGGATAAGCAAGTCCCTTTTCAATGTTGTTCTTTCTTCTGTTTAAATTCAACTGTTACTCCTTTTAGTAGGGGAGGAAAGCACTTCAGAGGCGGAAAGCGTGGCCGGGGAAGAGAAAACTATTCACCAAACAAAGCTAGAAGAAGTTGAGGGACATGAAAGTGATCCATCTATGCACGTTAGATGGATTTATGGGGAGAGCGGCCACACAATAAGCCATGGGTGCTTGTTTATTTCCTGGTTTATGCCTTTTACTTAGTTTAGATCGCTAGCCATATGATTTTAACAGTCCTATTTTCATtcccttcaaaattttaatatacgaGTTCGCAGTCTCTTTCACAACCTTTGATCGTTTGACCGTAAATTTTAGAACAAAGGTAAGTTTCATTTGgaatatttttactatatttatttatttactgaCAAGTAAAAGAGATTAAGTCAAGAATAATTagttaatgatattttatttttaaaattatcctacTTTTAAAAGAACTTGTTCTGTttcgaaaaaaaaaggaaatatggAAAATAATTGCTTTTGGGGACATTAAtttaatgaaaaggaaaaataaactttaaatttaaataattattttaaattatattttatagtattatacattatgattttagtaaattcatatattttattaaattatatatttttattaaattatatttaataataattatgttaaaatatgattaaattatttattatttatattaataatcttattaaaatttaataataataacaataatcatctacctaaaaaaaatattgttaagggtattttagtcattttagttttttttttccttatgctattatacttctattccattcaaccaaacacaagaatactattatgCCTCtattctattccattcaaccaaacaaaagaatTACCAATTACGCctttattccattacagcgaactAAAACGTGCCCTAAATAattaattcggtaccaattttgggtgttacgagagtgctaatccttcctcgtacgtaactgattcccgaatccgttttctaaaactcgcagaccaaaatcgcttttaggtgatccaatcacacttcaATAAAAGATTGGTTGTGACTCCCcattttcattttcgttttcaaaataaaaaagtcaACCCCGTTTTTcgaaaaatagtttcgacaactataaatatcatattgttagctattaattttaataaaattatatacaaaACACGGATAATAATTACTTaataaattaagggcaaaattaccCGTAATGTCGTATGATAACCTAGTAGGATTAGATCTCTTGTCAACGTGGTATGATGACCCAGCAGGATAGTAGGCCCAATAAGCAAAAGGGTCGAACTACTTCATCGGTGGCTCCAAGTATGGCTAGGGAGGCTGGGATCATGAGGATGACCATGCGGATGTCTTCTTTAATGTCTAATCGGTCCATCTGCTAGTTCACCCACaatattatagtggaatgactttgtgaacaaatgaatttataattaataggcgaaaagtcgaaacttaattataaatcatttgagccttaactatatatgttcaatcggtcccattgctagctcgttgaa
Coding sequences within it:
- the LOC121222049 gene encoding uncharacterized protein codes for the protein MRGLKRRHFAPGALNQNDAVLISFINQLFLSKKKHFIPFSKKTFKNPLKAPPLLPDPDRTPVSHHRDGRRSPVTVSPSAVAEEFQIYFVWFFRLPDPKITNFRQKGINVEVWHKAWRSWRRAGSKSCGGWMLCWRLLKAMLGAAAAFFSA